A part of Terriglobus roseus genomic DNA contains:
- a CDS encoding ferritin-like domain-containing protein, with protein sequence MENILENKLNQQPSPEARSRRSALMLGGAALAGMALGSKAFAQSSGVTDNDILNFALNLEFLEAQFYTLAVTGTTIDQAGLSIKSGGGAAGGTVTVKANPKVAFTTTLLQQFAAEVASDEQNHVKFLQSALGANAVAMPNIDLMNSFNALASAAGLGSTFDPFANETNFLIGAFIFEDVGVTAYQGAAGLITNKTYLDKAVGIHNVEAYHAASIRTRIFQAGSTAQTISQSIAATRAKLDGTNNDDIGVGVNGSASTIVDCDSNGMTYARTTTQVLSIVYGGGAAGKGGAFFPAAMNGTVK encoded by the coding sequence ATGGAAAACATATTGGAAAACAAGCTTAACCAGCAGCCGTCTCCGGAAGCGCGCTCGCGTCGTTCGGCCCTCATGCTTGGTGGCGCGGCACTTGCCGGCATGGCGCTGGGCAGCAAGGCATTCGCGCAGTCCTCAGGCGTAACCGACAACGACATTCTCAACTTCGCGCTGAACCTCGAGTTTCTTGAGGCGCAGTTCTACACATTGGCTGTGACTGGCACAACGATTGATCAAGCGGGACTTTCCATCAAGAGCGGCGGTGGCGCGGCGGGTGGAACAGTCACAGTGAAAGCAAATCCGAAAGTCGCATTCACCACAACACTTCTGCAGCAGTTTGCAGCGGAAGTAGCTTCCGACGAACAGAACCACGTGAAGTTTCTTCAGTCTGCTTTGGGCGCAAATGCCGTCGCGATGCCCAACATTGATTTAATGAACAGCTTTAATGCCTTGGCCTCTGCTGCTGGACTTGGTTCCACCTTTGATCCATTCGCAAACGAAACAAACTTCCTGATCGGTGCCTTCATCTTTGAGGATGTGGGTGTCACCGCTTACCAAGGTGCCGCCGGTCTCATCACCAATAAAACCTATCTCGATAAAGCTGTCGGCATTCATAACGTAGAGGCGTACCACGCAGCCAGCATCCGCACACGCATCTTTCAGGCTGGTAGTACGGCTCAAACCATCTCTCAATCCATCGCCGCAACACGCGCAAAGCTGGACGGCACAAACAATGACGACATCGGTGTTGGCGTCAACGGAAGTGCATCCACCATTGTGGACTGCGATAGCAACGGGATGACCTATGCTCGCACCACAACCCAGGTTCTGAGCATCGTCTACGGAGGAGGCGCCGCAGGTAAAGGCGGAGCCTTCTTCCCGGCGGCGATGAACGGAACCGTGAAGTAG
- a CDS encoding ECF-type sigma factor, with the protein MSLDNFSNDFSAEFEGTLIPSLSSATARELDEVFSLAYEELRRLARTLHRNEAHVSLTPTAIVNEAWIKLSRTPSVASVSPLHFKRIAARAMRQVLVDAARRRNAHLRGSEIQKVTFDEALYSKQLGALDTDREVLALDAALEELSRLEPRQAALVEARFFGGLEIAEITSLLGISEATALRDWRAAKAWLAVEVRRALAGDAVLSERQR; encoded by the coding sequence ATGAGCCTTGATAATTTTTCAAATGATTTCTCGGCCGAATTCGAGGGCACTCTGATCCCGAGCCTTTCCTCGGCTACAGCTCGTGAGCTGGACGAGGTGTTCAGCCTTGCGTACGAGGAACTGCGCAGGTTAGCGCGGACGCTACACAGAAACGAAGCGCACGTGAGCCTTACGCCGACGGCTATCGTGAATGAAGCTTGGATCAAGCTGTCGCGAACACCTTCGGTTGCCTCTGTCTCGCCTCTACATTTCAAGCGCATTGCAGCTCGCGCGATGCGACAGGTGTTGGTGGATGCTGCGCGGCGAAGGAACGCACATCTCAGAGGAAGTGAAATTCAGAAGGTCACTTTCGATGAAGCGTTGTATTCGAAACAACTGGGCGCGCTCGACACCGATCGCGAAGTTTTGGCTCTTGATGCTGCGTTGGAAGAGCTGTCTCGCTTAGAGCCTCGACAGGCTGCTTTGGTTGAAGCCAGATTTTTTGGAGGCTTGGAGATTGCTGAGATCACCTCCCTGCTCGGCATTTCAGAGGCAACAGCGTTACGTGATTGGCGGGCAGCGAAGGCGTGGCTGGCGGTGGAAGTGCGCCGGGCTTTAGCGGGAGATGCAGTTCTATCTGAAAGGCAACGGTAG
- a CDS encoding TonB-dependent receptor yields the protein MRPIQFPSCMRKGLAQNAVRLMLLAGATAPVMLPGMMIAQAVNGSLLGTITDQSNAAVPGATVTITEVKSGATKTTKTNESGVYDFEALQPGTYQVSAVQSGFKAAKVENVAVVVNTTRRVDLSMSVGSTDESITVSAASEVLKTDRADVAVDITSQQAEDLPLGTNRNVQGLVALAPGATKPHLVHSNFFNAQASLSTEVNGQSRLANNLEIEGVDDNERSGLLQVLIPPSEAIESVNVSTANYQAEFGRVGGAVMDMILKSGTNAIHGQAYEFNRISALAAKTRFQTTAMAPSVYNYTGGNIGGPIIKNKIFLFGDYLHIADHQGQFNTVSVPTAAFRAGDLSAGGTNVYDPTTGNQATGTGRTQFNYQGRPNVIDPARISPIATRILAMVPLPNINGTSLTNNYSKNTHFVRTSNSFDVKADANIHNEDHLSYRYSWQNVDQNQEPIFGIAGGPAQGANNASGTQTAYNTALNYTRVFSPRLLAEVRLGLNHYRNKARQVDYGTTASSAIGIPGVNVDANTSGLTSINLGGGLPSNLVGTGASYPWDRGETNIDLVNNWSRVVGNHGVKFGIEYRRVRDDLFQGQVYGQRGVFAFTDGQTALNGGPKTGIANYMASFLLDIPGSGTGRDVGVKDASWRENQVFAYVQDTWQASPKLTLNYGVRWEFYDPPTPRKAGDYSNYEPNTNSLIVAGIGSNPMNIGLATRYRYFAPRVGIAYRTDAKTVIRAGYGISYQSWPDNLNTYATNFPLKQNNAYNPLNSYTPALRADGTPASMAGGFPAPLLANVPSNGIITNAPLAAYYAINTKWNAPYTQSFNAALQRALPAGFVLDIAYVGNVGIRQPQYYNLNAGFVAGAGAAGQPEYAPFGRTQSTTTFAQATSNYNSLQVKLDHRFNNGLSATTSYTYQKGLGYVTSNSTGVGSTNFYIDFHRNYSRLANDRTHTIVQSFIYQLPFGKGKKWANSGFVSHVAGGWQVTGVMSIETGTPFSVTASGTTLNAPSNTQVANINGKFRKTHGIGTSTTWFDTSVFSQPLTAAFGNTGQNAFVGPGFFNLDASLFRSFAMTERVILEFRAEAFSLTNTPQYGNPSSSVANSDFGQINASSGGASGNRTVELAGKIRF from the coding sequence GTGAGACCCATCCAATTCCCTTCGTGCATGCGGAAAGGTCTGGCGCAGAATGCAGTGCGCCTGATGCTGCTGGCAGGTGCGACCGCTCCCGTGATGCTCCCAGGCATGATGATCGCGCAGGCAGTGAACGGATCGTTGCTTGGAACCATTACCGATCAAAGCAACGCAGCCGTTCCGGGCGCAACCGTTACCATTACTGAAGTTAAGAGCGGTGCTACGAAGACCACCAAGACGAACGAGAGTGGTGTATATGACTTCGAAGCGCTCCAGCCCGGCACCTATCAGGTGTCTGCCGTGCAGTCCGGTTTCAAGGCGGCAAAGGTTGAAAACGTAGCGGTCGTCGTGAATACCACGAGACGTGTGGATCTTTCCATGTCGGTGGGCTCAACGGACGAATCGATCACAGTAAGCGCAGCCAGTGAAGTCTTGAAGACGGACCGCGCTGACGTCGCGGTGGACATCACCTCACAACAGGCAGAGGATCTGCCGCTAGGCACCAACCGTAACGTGCAGGGACTGGTTGCCTTGGCACCCGGCGCCACAAAGCCTCACCTGGTTCACTCCAACTTTTTCAACGCGCAGGCCTCTCTTTCCACGGAAGTCAATGGACAGTCCCGCCTTGCGAACAACCTGGAAATTGAAGGTGTGGATGACAATGAACGCTCCGGTCTGCTGCAGGTGCTCATCCCGCCAAGCGAAGCAATCGAAAGCGTGAACGTCTCCACGGCGAACTATCAGGCTGAGTTCGGCCGTGTGGGCGGTGCCGTCATGGACATGATCCTGAAGTCGGGTACGAACGCGATTCACGGTCAGGCCTACGAGTTCAATCGCATCAGCGCATTGGCTGCGAAGACCCGCTTTCAGACGACGGCCATGGCGCCTTCGGTCTACAACTACACCGGCGGAAACATCGGTGGTCCCATCATCAAGAACAAGATTTTCTTGTTCGGTGACTATCTTCACATCGCCGATCATCAAGGTCAGTTCAACACCGTATCGGTGCCGACTGCTGCCTTCCGCGCGGGTGATCTGTCAGCCGGTGGAACCAACGTCTACGATCCCACCACCGGCAATCAGGCCACCGGCACAGGGCGTACGCAATTCAACTACCAAGGGCGCCCGAACGTCATCGATCCGGCGCGCATTAGTCCCATCGCCACGCGCATCCTCGCCATGGTTCCGCTGCCGAATATCAACGGCACCAGCCTGACGAACAACTACAGCAAAAACACACACTTCGTCCGCACATCCAATTCGTTCGACGTGAAGGCAGACGCCAACATCCACAACGAAGATCACCTCTCCTATCGCTACAGCTGGCAGAATGTAGATCAGAACCAGGAACCGATCTTCGGAATCGCGGGAGGACCGGCACAGGGCGCAAACAACGCAAGCGGCACGCAGACGGCTTACAACACAGCGTTGAACTACACACGTGTCTTCTCGCCCCGGTTGCTTGCTGAAGTTCGACTCGGTTTGAATCACTATCGCAACAAGGCTCGGCAGGTGGATTACGGCACCACCGCCTCTTCAGCTATCGGCATTCCGGGCGTCAATGTGGATGCCAACACCAGCGGTCTCACCAGCATCAACCTTGGCGGCGGTCTGCCCAGCAATCTGGTCGGTACCGGCGCTTCATATCCGTGGGATCGTGGCGAAACCAACATCGATCTCGTAAATAACTGGAGCAGAGTCGTTGGAAACCACGGCGTGAAGTTCGGCATTGAATATCGCCGTGTTCGCGATGATTTGTTCCAAGGACAGGTTTACGGACAGCGTGGTGTGTTCGCGTTTACCGATGGCCAGACCGCTTTGAATGGTGGACCGAAGACAGGCATTGCCAATTACATGGCAAGCTTCCTGTTGGATATCCCGGGCAGCGGAACCGGGCGTGACGTCGGTGTTAAGGACGCGTCATGGAGAGAGAATCAAGTCTTTGCCTATGTGCAGGACACATGGCAAGCATCGCCTAAGTTGACACTGAACTATGGCGTCCGTTGGGAGTTCTATGATCCACCGACTCCGCGAAAGGCCGGCGATTACTCCAACTACGAACCCAACACCAACTCCCTCATCGTGGCAGGCATCGGCTCCAATCCTATGAACATTGGCTTGGCGACACGTTATCGGTACTTCGCACCGCGTGTCGGCATTGCATATCGTACCGACGCGAAAACCGTTATCCGTGCGGGTTACGGCATCAGCTATCAGTCGTGGCCAGACAACCTGAACACATACGCGACGAATTTCCCGCTGAAACAGAACAATGCTTACAACCCGTTGAACAGCTATACGCCCGCACTCCGCGCTGATGGCACACCGGCCTCCATGGCGGGTGGCTTCCCGGCTCCATTGCTGGCGAATGTGCCGAGCAATGGCATCATTACCAACGCGCCGCTGGCAGCGTATTACGCAATCAACACCAAGTGGAATGCACCGTATACACAATCCTTCAACGCTGCACTTCAGCGTGCATTGCCCGCAGGATTTGTATTGGATATTGCGTACGTTGGCAACGTAGGTATCCGTCAGCCGCAGTACTACAACCTGAACGCAGGCTTCGTAGCTGGAGCAGGTGCAGCGGGCCAGCCGGAGTACGCTCCCTTCGGCAGAACGCAATCCACCACCACCTTCGCGCAGGCAACTTCCAACTACAACTCGCTGCAGGTAAAGCTGGACCACAGATTTAACAATGGCCTTTCTGCAACGACGTCTTACACCTACCAGAAAGGTCTTGGTTACGTAACGTCCAACAGCACTGGCGTTGGCAGCACGAACTTCTACATCGACTTCCACCGCAACTACTCGCGTCTCGCAAACGACAGAACCCACACCATCGTTCAGAGCTTCATCTATCAGCTTCCCTTCGGTAAAGGAAAGAAGTGGGCGAACTCAGGCTTTGTTAGCCACGTTGCAGGCGGCTGGCAGGTCACGGGTGTCATGTCGATTGAGACAGGCACACCGTTCTCTGTAACTGCCAGTGGCACCACTCTGAATGCGCCAAGCAATACGCAAGTTGCAAACATTAACGGCAAGTTCCGCAAGACACATGGCATCGGCACAAGCACCACATGGTTTGATACCTCAGTGTTCAGCCAGCCTTTAACTGCGGCCTTCGGCAACACTGGACAGAACGCATTTGTCGGACCTGGCTTCTTCAACCTGGATGCATCGCTGTTCCGTTCATTCGCTATGACGGAGCGGGTCATTCTGGAATTCCGTGCAGAAGCCTTCAGCCTCACAAATACGCCGCAGTATGGAAACCCCAGCAGCAGCGTAGCGAACTCTGACTTTGGACAGATCAACGCGTCAAGCGGCGGCGCATCGGGTAACCGTACCGTCGAACTCGCAGGCAAGATACGGTTCTAA
- a CDS encoding DUF5362 family protein — protein MILTKLSHQQVIGTLRATGSSDRDVLFAKKEELLQETKRLKLLGIVPLIAGTILTASLVGAIVGIPMLFVGYSVRKAYKHNLQVSDEAFTEYLRSLDSLPE, from the coding sequence ATGATCCTTACCAAACTCAGCCACCAACAAGTCATTGGCACTCTGCGAGCCACCGGCTCGAGCGACCGCGACGTTTTATTCGCCAAGAAAGAAGAATTGTTGCAAGAAACAAAGCGGCTGAAGCTTCTCGGCATTGTTCCGCTCATAGCGGGAACCATCCTCACAGCTTCACTCGTTGGTGCGATTGTGGGTATCCCAATGCTGTTTGTTGGTTACAGCGTCCGCAAAGCCTACAAACACAACCTACAGGTCAGTGACGAAGCGTTCACCGAATATCTCCGTTCGCTTGACTCACTTCCTGAATGA
- a CDS encoding TonB-dependent receptor produces MRFSVERALALSCVVLSSSAAFAQSAQLSGLVRDAAHAVIPNATVSVENVDTHLRWQGETNGAGLYVVPSLEPGRYTVKVSASGFAPQQIDSVKLDVAGKVSLDVTLQAGGDSQIVTVNGGNVVMNTTDATVSTVIDSNFVNNIPLNGRSFQSLLTAVPGVALVPSSGPGVSGELTVNGQRTEGNYFTVDGVAANTGASPGTIGYGAGFGGQTPNETVLGTTQSLLSIDALQEFRATTSSYSAQYGRTPGGQFDIVSRAGTDLIHGTAYDYLRNEVLDANNTFNNRNKVGRLAERQNDFGGTVGGPIWLPHLYDGRSKSFFFFSYEGLRLRTPVAATLNGVPSASLRGDTTVNATLRSVLNAYPVPDAGTDRGNGLATYTAAYSSPSNLDSSSLRLDHSFSDRFRIFGRAAYTTSSISTRNSGNFAVLNASKGKTRLITLGATNVITPRFVNELRFNLTGNDADSAATLTNFGGATPLSLGGLPGYANPTQDSFIFNIFYDLHALTYVAPGATRQRQINVVDTLTASVGRHTLHFGFDYRRLLTSQSRPPLYEFAYVLSEAELRANTMTAIIGQKYSGAMRPTYENYSAFVQDEWKTTPRLSLSYGVRWDVNPAPHDDAGNDPFAVTSADPATLAVANKGTKLWQTRYGNVAPRFGIAYQAHQTPGHETILRLGGGLFYSLGAANASQGYGGLGSSATISTVGAAFPLTQTQVDTIPAPNIAAPYAANVYATNPKLSSPYSVQWNAAVEQGLGQSQTLKVTYVGSVGRQLYLSKQYLPYYLGNRNFSASSYLYLTTNGASADYHSLQVQFERRLSRGLQMLASYTWAHSLDDASNNLAVYTQLRGPSDFDVRNNFEMALTYEVPSGYRNAVANAVLSHWSFVSRTTARSGLPIDLIGYTTIGGGSGAQLNYHPNMVAGQPIYVQDSTVPSGRRINYNAFKAATTAAGGVTAYVEGNSGRNSVRGYDAVEQNLAVQRDFPIYHRAGILFRMEAFNLLNHAIYGSVYNNLATGATLFGTTSGTLNNQLGGLNSLYQTGGPRSLQAALKFHF; encoded by the coding sequence ATGCGATTTTCTGTTGAAAGGGCACTTGCCCTTTCCTGTGTTGTTCTGTCTTCCAGTGCTGCCTTTGCACAAAGTGCGCAGCTTTCCGGTTTGGTTCGTGATGCCGCTCATGCAGTCATTCCAAATGCAACTGTGAGCGTTGAAAATGTGGACACCCACCTGCGCTGGCAGGGTGAGACAAACGGAGCCGGTTTGTATGTGGTTCCCTCGCTCGAACCGGGCCGATACACGGTAAAGGTGAGTGCCTCCGGTTTTGCTCCTCAGCAGATCGACAGCGTAAAGCTGGACGTGGCGGGCAAAGTCTCGCTTGATGTGACTCTGCAGGCTGGGGGAGACAGCCAGATCGTTACGGTAAACGGCGGCAATGTGGTGATGAACACCACCGACGCCACCGTAAGCACGGTAATCGACAGCAATTTCGTAAACAATATCCCACTGAACGGACGCAGCTTTCAATCGTTGCTAACTGCTGTGCCGGGCGTTGCACTCGTACCTTCCTCGGGGCCAGGCGTAAGCGGCGAACTGACGGTGAACGGTCAGCGCACCGAAGGCAATTACTTCACGGTAGACGGCGTGGCTGCGAACACGGGGGCGTCGCCGGGCACCATAGGCTACGGAGCCGGCTTTGGTGGACAGACGCCGAACGAGACAGTGCTGGGCACCACACAGAGCCTGCTGTCAATTGATGCACTTCAAGAATTTCGCGCAACCACCTCTTCGTACTCAGCACAGTACGGGCGTACGCCGGGAGGCCAGTTCGACATTGTGTCGCGCGCCGGAACGGACCTTATCCATGGAACGGCCTATGACTACCTCCGCAATGAAGTGCTGGATGCTAACAACACCTTCAACAACCGCAACAAAGTCGGACGTCTTGCGGAAAGGCAGAACGACTTCGGCGGCACAGTAGGTGGTCCCATCTGGTTGCCGCATCTTTATGACGGACGCTCCAAGTCATTCTTCTTCTTCTCGTATGAAGGCTTGCGGTTGCGTACGCCTGTAGCAGCAACTCTGAATGGTGTACCGAGCGCATCGTTGCGCGGAGACACAACAGTGAATGCCACGCTGCGCTCCGTATTGAATGCATATCCTGTGCCAGATGCTGGAACAGACCGAGGCAATGGATTGGCGACGTACACAGCTGCGTACTCAAGCCCAAGCAACCTCGATTCCAGCTCGTTGCGTCTGGATCACAGCTTCAGCGATCGCTTCCGCATTTTTGGACGGGCAGCGTATACGACTTCGAGCATTAGCACGCGCAACTCCGGCAATTTCGCCGTGCTGAATGCTTCGAAAGGAAAGACAAGACTCATCACGCTGGGTGCAACAAATGTAATCACGCCGCGCTTCGTGAATGAATTACGTTTCAACCTGACGGGCAATGATGCAGACAGCGCAGCAACGCTAACCAATTTTGGTGGAGCAACTCCCTTGAGTCTCGGCGGCCTACCTGGCTATGCGAACCCAACCCAGGACTCATTCATCTTCAATATTTTTTACGACCTGCATGCTCTGACCTATGTCGCTCCGGGCGCTACGCGGCAGCGACAGATCAACGTAGTGGATACACTGACGGCTTCGGTCGGTCGGCACACGCTGCACTTTGGCTTTGACTATCGCAGGCTGTTGACTTCGCAATCGCGACCTCCGTTATACGAGTTTGCATACGTATTGTCAGAAGCTGAACTGCGCGCCAACACGATGACAGCGATCATTGGCCAGAAGTATTCCGGCGCGATGCGACCGACATACGAGAACTACTCAGCCTTTGTTCAGGATGAGTGGAAGACCACGCCCCGCTTGAGCCTTTCCTATGGGGTTCGCTGGGATGTGAACCCTGCTCCACATGATGACGCAGGCAATGATCCTTTCGCTGTGACAAGTGCAGACCCCGCGACGCTTGCAGTTGCAAATAAGGGAACGAAGCTATGGCAAACGCGTTATGGCAATGTGGCGCCGCGCTTTGGTATTGCATATCAAGCACATCAAACACCCGGACACGAGACGATACTTCGTCTTGGTGGCGGTTTGTTCTATAGCCTCGGCGCGGCGAATGCTTCGCAGGGATACGGCGGTTTAGGTTCGTCAGCGACAATCTCTACAGTGGGCGCTGCATTCCCGCTGACACAAACGCAGGTTGACACAATTCCTGCGCCAAATATTGCCGCACCCTATGCGGCAAACGTGTATGCGACGAATCCGAAGCTGAGTTCGCCATACAGCGTGCAGTGGAACGCAGCAGTGGAACAGGGCTTGGGACAGAGCCAAACGCTGAAGGTTACTTATGTTGGCTCTGTAGGACGGCAGCTGTATCTGTCGAAGCAGTATCTACCGTACTACCTTGGCAACAGGAATTTCAGCGCGTCTTCCTATCTGTACCTGACGACGAATGGAGCATCCGCGGACTACCACTCATTGCAAGTTCAGTTTGAGCGCCGACTCTCACGTGGATTGCAGATGCTCGCGTCGTACACGTGGGCGCATTCGCTGGATGATGCCTCGAACAACCTTGCCGTATATACACAGTTGCGTGGACCTTCGGACTTTGACGTTCGCAACAACTTTGAGATGGCGCTTACGTATGAAGTTCCAAGTGGCTATCGCAACGCTGTAGCCAATGCCGTGCTGTCGCACTGGTCCTTCGTTTCGCGTACAACGGCACGCTCTGGGCTTCCAATTGATCTGATTGGTTACACCACGATTGGTGGTGGCAGCGGTGCGCAGTTGAACTATCACCCGAACATGGTGGCAGGACAGCCGATCTATGTGCAGGACAGCACAGTTCCCAGCGGTCGCCGCATCAACTACAACGCCTTCAAAGCCGCCACAACAGCAGCGGGCGGTGTAACGGCATATGTGGAAGGCAACTCAGGCCGCAACTCCGTCCGGGGTTACGACGCTGTAGAGCAGAACCTCGCAGTCCAGCGCGACTTCCCCATCTACCATCGCGCTGGCATCCTGTTCCGTATGGAGGCGTTTAACCTGCTGAACCATGCAATTTATGGCAGCGTGTACAACAACCTGGCAACGGGAGCGACGCTGTTCGGCACCACTTCCGGCACTCTGAACAATCAGCTTGGCGGATTGAACTCGCTGTATCAAACAGGTGGGCCGCGTTCGCTGCAGGCCGCACTAAAGTTCCACTTCTAA
- a CDS encoding serine/threonine-protein kinase, with translation MEQSAWIRAQEIFHLVADLPLDRQSVTLKQHCGDDDVLLTQVQAMLVEDRNQEESLEHDLVAFAQSFVEGERERSPFQQMEQIGPYRLVRLLGEGGMGFVYLAERVDIGGLVAIKFLRDAWVSPERRRRFAREQKTLAQLKHPAIAQIYDANALQDGTPWFVMEYVDGIPLTKYWEDRKGTVQECLELFRTVCEVVLYAHRRAIIHRDIKPSNVLVTSGGTVKLLDFGIAKQLAEDPLSAEVTLTVLHPMTPQYAAPEQQTGAEVGVFTDVYALGLLLYEMLAGELPFDKDDFARESPRRLPIEQTTKRLSGLLNRGEWADLNVLCLTAIRFEPEFRYASAEAMIRDVDAFLQKRPLAARAVNSIYRIRKFAARRRVEIVYAAIAILVFIALSSYFAIHLRQARDAAIAEAARTERIQQFTSNLFRGNESSVGPAEDLRVKPLLDRGREEASSLNSDPDMQADMKETLGEIYRKLGDQGHAEELLTASLAWRESRAKDLPRKYVQNLIELAGLRTDEAKLDDAERLARKAVDVSRSIPVRPEDKARPIAANALMVLGTVLEAKGSYPEAAKALTDALRLRQQSTAADADTALNMRELANVHFYQGHYTEADALNQQVLEMHRAFYGMKHPEVAEDLNNLGAVQLELGNLKQAEANYQQCVAIAEAWYGLENPKVAEDLTSLARVLIREKRYQDAKLPLNRALMIQERTHGHDHPAVASALNELATMELQEETYVAAERHFSEALGIWRVIYGESHQFIGVGLSNLGSVYMSEKDYPKAEAMYRQALQVFIKTVHEGHLNTGIAHLKLGRAMLRQKRYADAEAESLQGYATLNALVLPSNGFLKAAKTDLVEIYMGLNRREDANRFRSN, from the coding sequence ATGGAACAATCAGCCTGGATTCGCGCGCAAGAAATTTTTCATTTAGTTGCTGACCTTCCTCTGGACCGACAGTCTGTGACGCTCAAGCAGCATTGTGGAGACGACGATGTCCTATTGACGCAAGTTCAAGCGATGCTGGTGGAGGATCGCAACCAAGAGGAATCGCTGGAGCATGATCTTGTCGCCTTTGCTCAGTCATTTGTTGAGGGTGAACGTGAGCGGTCCCCTTTTCAGCAAATGGAACAGATTGGTCCGTATCGCTTGGTTCGATTGTTGGGTGAAGGCGGTATGGGATTTGTCTATCTCGCTGAGCGCGTGGATATCGGTGGTCTGGTCGCAATTAAATTTTTGCGTGATGCGTGGGTCTCGCCTGAAAGGCGTCGACGGTTTGCGCGCGAGCAGAAAACTCTTGCTCAATTGAAACACCCTGCCATCGCACAGATTTACGACGCGAATGCTCTGCAGGACGGTACGCCGTGGTTTGTGATGGAGTATGTTGACGGCATTCCTTTGACGAAGTATTGGGAGGATCGCAAGGGCACTGTTCAGGAGTGTTTGGAGCTATTTCGTACGGTGTGTGAGGTGGTGCTCTATGCACATCGGCGAGCGATCATCCATCGCGACATCAAGCCCTCGAACGTACTGGTAACTAGTGGTGGTACTGTCAAACTCCTGGATTTTGGAATAGCTAAGCAGCTTGCTGAAGATCCGCTCTCAGCTGAAGTCACCCTGACTGTGCTGCATCCTATGACGCCACAATATGCAGCACCGGAACAGCAAACCGGCGCGGAGGTTGGCGTGTTTACAGATGTCTACGCGCTCGGTCTTTTGCTCTACGAGATGCTGGCTGGAGAACTGCCCTTTGATAAAGATGACTTCGCCCGAGAGAGCCCGCGACGACTTCCTATTGAGCAAACGACTAAGAGGTTATCCGGACTGCTCAATCGTGGCGAGTGGGCAGATCTTAATGTTCTCTGTCTTACAGCAATCCGGTTTGAGCCGGAGTTTCGCTACGCTTCTGCGGAGGCAATGATCCGTGATGTGGATGCCTTCCTGCAGAAACGCCCGTTGGCTGCGCGCGCGGTAAACTCAATATATCGGATACGCAAATTTGCCGCACGCAGACGAGTGGAGATTGTTTATGCGGCGATAGCAATATTGGTTTTCATTGCTCTCAGCAGCTATTTTGCAATTCATCTGCGTCAGGCGCGGGATGCTGCAATCGCAGAAGCAGCACGCACAGAGCGTATCCAACAGTTCACGTCGAATCTGTTTCGTGGTAACGAGTCCAGTGTTGGTCCAGCAGAAGACTTGCGCGTGAAGCCTCTTCTTGACCGTGGTCGTGAAGAGGCGAGCAGCCTAAACAGTGATCCCGATATGCAGGCAGATATGAAGGAAACCCTGGGAGAGATCTACAGAAAGCTTGGTGATCAGGGACATGCCGAGGAGTTACTTACAGCATCCTTGGCCTGGCGCGAATCACGGGCGAAAGATCTACCAAGGAAGTATGTCCAGAATCTTATAGAGCTTGCTGGGTTGCGGACGGACGAAGCAAAGCTTGACGATGCAGAGCGCCTCGCAAGGAAGGCAGTCGATGTGAGCCGCAGCATTCCGGTGCGTCCAGAGGATAAGGCAAGGCCAATCGCTGCAAATGCGCTGATGGTTTTGGGAACTGTTCTTGAAGCAAAGGGGAGTTACCCAGAAGCTGCGAAAGCGCTGACCGATGCTTTGCGATTGCGACAACAGAGCACAGCTGCTGATGCCGATACCGCGCTTAATATGCGGGAATTGGCGAATGTTCATTTCTATCAAGGGCACTACACAGAAGCGGACGCGTTGAATCAACAGGTGCTTGAGATGCACCGCGCATTTTATGGAATGAAGCATCCGGAAGTCGCAGAAGACCTGAATAACCTGGGCGCAGTGCAACTTGAACTAGGCAATCTGAAGCAAGCCGAAGCGAATTACCAACAGTGTGTTGCGATCGCGGAGGCATGGTACGGATTGGAGAATCCGAAGGTCGCGGAAGATCTCACCTCGCTGGCAAGAGTCTTGATACGAGAGAAGCGCTATCAAGATGCAAAGCTACCATTGAATCGTGCGCTCATGATTCAAGAGCGCACTCATGGACATGATCATCCTGCGGTTGCGTCGGCGTTGAATGAGCTCGCTACGATGGAGCTTCAGGAAGAAACCTACGTTGCGGCGGAACGCCATTTTAGTGAGGCGCTTGGCATATGGCGGGTCATCTACGGAGAAAGCCATCAGTTCATTGGCGTGGGATTGTCCAACTTAGGCAGCGTTTACATGTCTGAGAAGGACTATCCAAAAGCTGAAGCCATGTACCGGCAAGCGCTGCAGGTTTTCATTAAGACAGTTCACGAAGGTCATCTCAACACTGGCATTGCCCATCTGAAGCTTGGCCGTGCAATGCTTCGCCAGAAACGTTATGCAGACGCTGAAGCAGAAAGCTTGCAAGGTTATGCGACCTTGAACGCTCTCGTTTTGCCATCCAACGGATTTCTGAAAGCTGCGAAGACTGATTTGGTTGAGATCTACATGGGGTTGAATCGTAGGGAAGATGCGAATCGCTTTCGTAGCAATTAG